ATGATAAGCCCGGTCACTCCGGCGACTTCCTTGAACACGTCGATCTGCGAAAGCGCATTCTGCCCGTTGGTCGCATCGAGCACCAGCACCACGTCGTGCGGCGCTTCGGGATTGAGCCGGCCGAGCACGCGGCGGATCTTCGCCAGTTCGTCCATCAGCTCGCGCTTGTTCTGGAGCCGCCCGGCGGTGTCGACGATCAGCGCGTCGATCCCGGTATCGGTCGCCTGCTTCACCGCATCGAACACCACGGCCGAAGGATCGCCGCCTTCGGGACCGCGCACGAGGTCGACCCCTGCACGTTCGGCCCATGTGGCAAGCTGGCCGATGGCGGCGGCGCGGAAGGTGTCGCCTGCGGCTAGCAGCACGCCGTAATCGTCCTCGGTAAAGAGATGGGCGAGTTTGGCTATGGTGGTGGTCTTGCCCGAACCGTTGACACCGATCACCAGGATCACCTGCGGGCGCGGGAAGGCCGTGATCTCTAGCGGTTTCGCGACGGGGCGCAGGATCTCGGCGATCTCCTCGGCCACGGCCTCCTTCAATTCGCGCTGTGTGATCTCGGCGCCAAAGCGTTTTTCCGCCAGCTTTTCGCGGATGCGCGCGGCAGCGGCAGGGCCGAGATCGGAGACGATCAGCGCATCTTCGATATCGTCGAGCGTGGCATCGTCGAGCTTGCCCCCACCGGCGAGCCCGGTGAGATTCTCCGAGAGCCGCTCGGATGTCTTGCGAAAGCCGCCCAGCAGCCTTTCGCTCCAGCTCGTCTCGCTCATACCAGGAGGCCTTCCTCGATGCCGCGCACCGTTATGTTGACGATATCGCCCGCCCTTGTGCCTTGGGGGAGCCGGGTACGGGCGTAATGGGGCGCATAGCCCGTCCCGTCGCGCTCGGCGAGGACGGGGAGCGTTTCACCCACAAGACTGGCGAGCCAGCTTGCGCGCACCTTCGCGACTTCCTCGCGCAGTTCGGCGGCGCGCGCCTTGATAAGCTCGCGGTCGTGCTGAGGCATCCGCGCGGCCGGTGTTCCGGGGCGCGGGGAAAAGGGGAAGATGTGGCCGTGTACGATCTCCAGCTCGCGGATGATCGAAAGGTTCTCGGCGTGGTGCTCGTGCGTTTCGGTCGGAAAACCGGCCATAAGGTCCGCGCCGACGGCGATCTCGGGCCGGCGGACCTTGAGGCGTTGGACGAGATCGACTGCGTCCCCACGCAAATGGCGTCGCTTCATCCGCTTCAGGATCAGATCCGCTCCGTGCTGAAGCGAAAGGTGAAGGTGCGGCATCACGCGTGTCTCGTCCGCGAAGAGCTCGAACAGCGCCTCGTCGATCTCGATCCCGTCGAGCGAGGAGAGGCGCAGGCGCGCGAGGGCGGGGAAGGTGTCGAGGATTGCGGCAACGAGCGCGCCGAGCTTCGGCTCTCCTGGCAGATCGTGGCCCCAGCTTGTCAGGTCGACACCTGTCAGCACGACTTCCTTAGCGCCTAGCTCAAGGTGCTGCTCCACCTCGCGAAGGACTTCGGGAATGGCGAGCGAGCGGCTCTTCCCCCGGCCCTGCGGAATAATGCAGAAGGTGCAATCGTGATCGCACCCGTTCTGCACCGCGATAAAGGCGCGGGTCTTCGTCGGGGCGAGGGGAGCAACATCGACCGGCACGTTCCACGCGCGCGGATCGAGTTTCTTCGCATTGGCGATGAGGCCATCGACCTCGGGCATGTCGGCGAGCTGTTCGCGCTCGATATCGGCCGCGCAGCCGGTGACGATCAGGCGCGCATCCGGGTTCGCGCGGCGGGTCTTGCGGATCGCCTGCCGGGTCTGGCGCACCGCCTCGCTCGTGACCGCGCAGGAATTTATGACCACGACCTCTCCCGCATCGGCGAGCATTGCGCGCATGCGCTCGCTTTCCGCGATGTTGAGGCGGCAGCCGAGCGAGATGACCTGCGCCTCGCTCATGCGAAATCATCCCATTCAAACGATCCGCGGAAAGATTCCGCCGCGGGGCCGGTCATCCGGATCGAGCCGCCTTCAGACCATTCGATCGTCAGATCGCCCCCGGGGAGGGAGACGGTGACAGGGCTTTGAACCAGCCCCTTGCGGATCGCGGCGACCGCAGTTGCACATGCCCCTGTTCCGCAGGCGCGCGTCAGCCCGACGCCGCGTTCCCACACGCGAAGCCTGAGGTGATTGTCGCCGGCGAGGCTCGCGACGTTCACATTGATGCGTTCGGGAAAAAGTGGATCGTTTTCGATCTCCGGGCCGAGCCGCGCGAGATCGACCGCATCGGCATCCTCGACGAAAAAGACCGCGTGCGGATTGCCGACATTGACGGCAAACGGGCTTTCCAGTTCGTCCCAGCCAACCGGCAGGGATGCGGTGTCCATCGCATAGGCGAGCGGAATGTCCTCCCAGCCGAAACGCGGAGCACCCATGTCTACGGTGGCGCCGCCTGCGGCCGGTTCAAGCGCGATGATCCCGCCGGTCGTTTCGACCCGGGCAGGCTTGCCCAGAAGCAGTGCGACCGCGCGGCTGGCATTGCCGCACGCCTCCACTTCGCCGCCATCGGCGTTGAAGATGCGCATGCCCAGGTCCGCAGTATTGCCGGGTTCGAGCACGATGAGCTGGTCGCAGCCGATACCCTGCCGGCGATCGGCAATGGCGCGCACGGTGGCGGGTGCCAATTCGGGCAGAGCCTCTTTGCGAGCGTCGAGGACAACGAAATCGTTGCCTAGGCCGTGCATCTTGATGAAGGAAACGCGCATGGTCGCTGCGCATCTATGCATGCGGAAGCGCGCCGTCCAGTGGTGAGCTGGCCCGAAGGCCTGTGAGCAGACCTAGCGCTGCGCGCGGCGCTGCAGGTTTTGCAGAGTGTCTTCGAACTCGATTTCCTGTTCGGATTTCTCGACCGGCAGTGGCGCTGCAAGCCTGCCCATTTCGCGCAGGCGCTCGCGCACCTGTGCCGCGGTCTCGGGCTTGCCGTAGAGAAAGCCCTGACCTTTGAGGTTGCCGATCTTCTTCAGCGAGCCGAGCACTTCTTCGCTTTCTACGCCCTCTGCCGTGATCGGAAGGCCGAGACCGCGCCCGAGCGAGACGATCGCATCGACGATCCGGCTGCCGTCTTCCGACATACGCAGTTCGCGCACGAAGGTCCGGTCGATCTTGAGCGTGTCGAACGGCAGTGAGCGCAGCTGTTCGAGGCTCGAATAGCCCGTGCCGAAATCGTCTAGGCTGACGCGGATGCCCTGGTTGCGCAGGCTGGTGATCATCGAGCGGACCATGCCGATATTGTCGTGAAGGCAGCTTTCGGTGACTTCGATCTCGAGCCGGTGCGGGGGTAATTTGTGAGTGACGAGAAGCTTGAGAAGCTTTTGCGCAAACCACGGATCGCGCAGCTGCACGGGCGAGATGTTGACCGAAAGCGTCAGGCCTTCGTCCCATTCGAGCGCATCTTCGAACGCCTGTTTCATCAGCTTTTCGGATAGCTCGGCGATAACGCCGATTTCCTCGGCGATAGGGATGAAGATTTCCGGGCTGACAAGCCCCATTTGCGGCGATTGCCAGCGCGCGAGCATCTCGAATCCGACGAGTTCGCCCGAATCGATATCGACCTGCTGTTCGTAGTAAGGAACGAATTCACCGTTTACGAGACCGGCGCGAATGCCTGCCTCAAGCTCGTTGCGGAACCGCAGCTCGGTTTCCATGTTCGGCTCGAACCAGAAATAGCGGTTCTTGCCCTGCTTCTTCGCGTGATACATCGCGATGTCCGCGCGGTGCATCAGTTCCGCTGCATCGCAGACATTGGGGTTGAGGCCATTCTCGTCGTGGTCGGTCGCGATACCGATCGACATGGTCGCATCGATGACGAGGCTGCCAAGTCGGAAGGGCAGAATGGCGTGGTCGAACAGACGGATCACCAGCTCGTCCAGGCGCTTGCGCGCATCGGGATCGTAGGTGATCACAAACGCAAATTCATCGCCGCCAAGCCGTGCGAGAACCGCATTGTCAGGGAGCTGCTCGAGGATCCGCTGCGAAAGCTGCACCAGCACCTGATCGCCGATCGAGTGACCATGCATATCATTAATCTGCTTGAAGTTATCAAGGTCGATCATGGCGTATCCGACCGCTTCACCGCGGGTCATGGCGCGGGCGCGCAATTCGTCTGTCGCAGCAGACATGCTGCGCCGGTTGAGGCAGCCTGTGAGCGGATCGATTTCGGCTAGCTCGCGTGCGTGCGCTTCGGCACGGCGACGCTCGGCGATTTCCTCGTTCAGCTGGCGATAGCGACGCCACCCGAAGATGATGAGAGCTATGTTGAGAAGGAGTGCATTCACCAAGAGGCCATCCGGCCCCGATGCGTCCGACGTAACGGCATTGACGACGCGCGGCAGCACCGAGCCGCCCGTGCCGACAAACAGTATGATCGCAGCTGTTGCGATCCCTAGGGCCACCAGATCCTTTTCGGCGGAGCCGAGGCGGTGACCTTGTTTTTCTTCTGCCACAGTGTCGCTCCCCGATGCGTGCGGCGTGTCCCTGATGCTCAAGCGCCCGACTGAAGCGGGCAGAGCCAGCGCGCAGCTATGCGGCAAGCCTATAAAAATCGGGTTAATTCATCGACGAAGGGAGTGGAGGGGTGGAACAGCGCGCCCAGCATGGCTAGGCCGCATGACAACCCAAGACACCGTCGAAGGAGAAGCCCGGTGCCCAATTACTGGCTGATGAAATCCGAACCATTCAAATACAGTTGGGATGACCTTGTCGCGGAGAAGGAAGGCGTGTGGGATGGCGTACGCAATTACGCAGCGCGGCTGAACCTGAGGGCAATGAAGGTCGGCGATGAAGCGTTCTTCTACCATTCGCGCGAGGGGCTGGAGATCGTGGGGATCGTCGAGATTTCGGTCGCCGACATTCTCGACCCGACGGACGAGACCGGAAAATGGGCAGCAGTAAAGGTTAAGCCAAAGCGTAAATTCGACCATCCCGTCACGCTCAAGCAGATCAAGGCCGAACCCAGGCTCGCCGATTGCGAATTGGTGCGGCAGTCGCGCCTTTCGGTCGCGAAGATCAAGCCCGACGAGTGGGAACTGATCTGCAAGATGGCGGAAGGTTGACGCGGAATTAGGCGTTCGCGCGCAGCCCGCTGATCGTCGCTCCGCTGGCGGCGAGCTGTTCGATATCGATCTTCATTTGGATGAGGCGAAGGCCGACGCGCTCCTGCGCCTCGGCCAGCGCTGTCTTGAATTCTTCCGTCGTGGTCGCGGTCGCGCTCCATGCGCCGAAAGCGGCGCCGAGCGCGGCGAAATCGGGATTGGATAGCTGCGTGCCCGAGATCCGCTCGGGATATTCGCGCTCCTGGTGCATACGGATCGTGCCGTAGGCGCCATTGTCGACGACGAGCACAAGCAGGTTCGCATTGTACTGCGCGGCGGTCGCGAGCTCCTGCCCGTTCATCAGGAAGTCGCCGTCACCCGCGACCGCGACCACGGTGCGGTCGGGATAGCGCAGAGCGGCTGCGACCGAGGCGGGAACGCCATAGCCCATCGCACCTGCCGTGGGCGCAAGCTGGGTTGGGTGGCCGTCGTAGCGCCAATAGCGGTGCCACCAGCCCGAGAAATTGCCCGCGCCGTTGCAGATGATCGTGTCGGACGGGAGAGCCTCGCGCATCGCGGTGACGCAGGCGGCCATGTCGAGCGCGGGCGGAATGTCGGACGGCTTCGCGGTTGCCCACTCCTGCCACTCGCGATGCGCCTTTGCGCCTGCGTCGAAGGGGATGATCGAATGGTCTTCCCAGAGCGCGGCGGTCTCGGCGAATTCATCGACCGAACAGGCAAGGCCGAGATCGGTTTTGTAGACACGACCGATCTCGTCCGGGTCGGGATGGATGTGGACAAGCAATTGTCCGGGATGGTCGAGAGTCGGGACCGTGTATCCGTCGGTCGTGGCCTCTCCAAGACGCGCACCGATGGCGACGACGAGGTCTGCATCTTTCACCCGCTGGACGAGCTTCGGGTTGGGGCCGTAGCCGAGATTGCCCGCGTAGACCGATGATGAGGGCGAAATCGCATCCTGCCTCCGGAATGCGGTCGCGACAGGCAGCCCGATGCTCTCGGCAAATTGCTGGAAATGCTCGCGCGCTTTCGCGTTCCAGCCTGCGCCGCCGATAAT
The Erythrobacter sp. THAF29 DNA segment above includes these coding regions:
- the ftsY gene encoding signal recognition particle-docking protein FtsY; translation: MSETSWSERLLGGFRKTSERLSENLTGLAGGGKLDDATLDDIEDALIVSDLGPAAAARIREKLAEKRFGAEITQRELKEAVAEEIAEILRPVAKPLEITAFPRPQVILVIGVNGSGKTTTIAKLAHLFTEDDYGVLLAAGDTFRAAAIGQLATWAERAGVDLVRGPEGGDPSAVVFDAVKQATDTGIDALIVDTAGRLQNKRELMDELAKIRRVLGRLNPEAPHDVVLVLDATNGQNALSQIDVFKEVAGVTGLIMTKLDGTARGGVLVAAAEEYGLPIHAIGVGEKMEDLRPFDPDLVARVIAGVA
- a CDS encoding MiaB/RimO family radical SAM methylthiotransferase; protein product: MSEAQVISLGCRLNIAESERMRAMLADAGEVVVINSCAVTSEAVRQTRQAIRKTRRANPDARLIVTGCAADIEREQLADMPEVDGLIANAKKLDPRAWNVPVDVAPLAPTKTRAFIAVQNGCDHDCTFCIIPQGRGKSRSLAIPEVLREVEQHLELGAKEVVLTGVDLTSWGHDLPGEPKLGALVAAILDTFPALARLRLSSLDGIEIDEALFELFADETRVMPHLHLSLQHGADLILKRMKRRHLRGDAVDLVQRLKVRRPEIAVGADLMAGFPTETHEHHAENLSIIRELEIVHGHIFPFSPRPGTPAARMPQHDRELIKARAAELREEVAKVRASWLASLVGETLPVLAERDGTGYAPHYARTRLPQGTRAGDIVNITVRGIEEGLLV
- the dapF gene encoding diaminopimelate epimerase; the protein is MRVSFIKMHGLGNDFVVLDARKEALPELAPATVRAIADRRQGIGCDQLIVLEPGNTADLGMRIFNADGGEVEACGNASRAVALLLGKPARVETTGGIIALEPAAGGATVDMGAPRFGWEDIPLAYAMDTASLPVGWDELESPFAVNVGNPHAVFFVEDADAVDLARLGPEIENDPLFPERINVNVASLAGDNHLRLRVWERGVGLTRACGTGACATAVAAIRKGLVQSPVTVSLPGGDLTIEWSEGGSIRMTGPAAESFRGSFEWDDFA
- a CDS encoding bifunctional diguanylate cyclase/phosphodiesterase: MAEEKQGHRLGSAEKDLVALGIATAAIILFVGTGGSVLPRVVNAVTSDASGPDGLLVNALLLNIALIIFGWRRYRQLNEEIAERRRAEAHARELAEIDPLTGCLNRRSMSAATDELRARAMTRGEAVGYAMIDLDNFKQINDMHGHSIGDQVLVQLSQRILEQLPDNAVLARLGGDEFAFVITYDPDARKRLDELVIRLFDHAILPFRLGSLVIDATMSIGIATDHDENGLNPNVCDAAELMHRADIAMYHAKKQGKNRYFWFEPNMETELRFRNELEAGIRAGLVNGEFVPYYEQQVDIDSGELVGFEMLARWQSPQMGLVSPEIFIPIAEEIGVIAELSEKLMKQAFEDALEWDEGLTLSVNISPVQLRDPWFAQKLLKLLVTHKLPPHRLEIEVTESCLHDNIGMVRSMITSLRNQGIRVSLDDFGTGYSSLEQLRSLPFDTLKIDRTFVRELRMSEDGSRIVDAIVSLGRGLGLPITAEGVESEEVLGSLKKIGNLKGQGFLYGKPETAAQVRERLREMGRLAAPLPVEKSEQEIEFEDTLQNLQRRAQR
- a CDS encoding EVE domain-containing protein → MPNYWLMKSEPFKYSWDDLVAEKEGVWDGVRNYAARLNLRAMKVGDEAFFYHSREGLEIVGIVEISVADILDPTDETGKWAAVKVKPKRKFDHPVTLKQIKAEPRLADCELVRQSRLSVAKIKPDEWELICKMAEG
- a CDS encoding thiamine pyrophosphate-dependent enzyme → MGVTTKSAAELLVECLAEQGTERIFTVPGESFLAVLDALHENTTIDTVTCRQEGGAAFMACADGAMSAASTLQPGIAFVTRGPGATNASIGVHVAHQDSQPMILFVGDVARGMRDREGFQEVNFEAYFGPVCKWAARIDDPSRIPEYVARAYSVAISGRPGPVVIALPEDMLCDPVDPALAPRPRVTRPVQAACPDAMQALFGLIADAASPVAIIGGAGWNAKAREHFQQFAESIGLPVATAFRRQDAISPSSSVYAGNLGYGPNPKLVQRVKDADLVVAIGARLGEATTDGYTVPTLDHPGQLLVHIHPDPDEIGRVYKTDLGLACSVDEFAETAALWEDHSIIPFDAGAKAHREWQEWATAKPSDIPPALDMAACVTAMREALPSDTIICNGAGNFSGWWHRYWRYDGHPTQLAPTAGAMGYGVPASVAAALRYPDRTVVAVAGDGDFLMNGQELATAAQYNANLLVLVVDNGAYGTIRMHQEREYPERISGTQLSNPDFAALGAAFGAWSATATTTEEFKTALAEAQERVGLRLIQMKIDIEQLAASGATISGLRANA